The following are encoded together in the Holophagales bacterium genome:
- a CDS encoding sigma-70 family RNA polymerase sigma factor, with protein sequence MPRDAVSAGSSRAGSAQDPVESSAGALGTAVPADAREWDWEELYRHLGQSLISLGRRRFDLSREDAEEALQRAATAIVFAAPSVRSPEAYLTSVFLRECLGAWRRRQEVQRRELPMPDGFQRADDACERIEVVCRFRSAFALLSPYCRSVMRSCLLEGKSRVAGSDAPVSEGAIYKRYRKCLRTLADALG encoded by the coding sequence GTGCCGAGGGACGCCGTATCCGCCGGATCGAGCCGGGCCGGGTCCGCACAGGACCCGGTGGAATCGTCCGCCGGCGCCCTCGGTACGGCGGTGCCCGCCGACGCCCGGGAGTGGGACTGGGAGGAGCTCTACCGGCACCTCGGCCAGAGCCTGATCTCCCTGGGCCGGAGGCGATTCGACCTCTCCCGGGAGGACGCAGAAGAAGCGCTCCAGCGGGCCGCCACCGCAATCGTCTTCGCCGCCCCTTCCGTCCGGAGCCCGGAGGCCTATCTCACCTCGGTCTTCCTCAGGGAGTGCCTCGGAGCGTGGCGCCGCCGCCAGGAGGTCCAACGGCGTGAGCTCCCCATGCCGGATGGCTTCCAGAGAGCCGACGATGCGTGCGAGCGGATCGAGGTCGTCTGCCGGTTCCGGTCGGCCTTCGCGCTCCTCTCCCCGTACTGCCGCTCCGTCATGCGCAGCTGCCTCCTCGAGGGGAAATCGCGGGTCGCCGGAAGCGACGCCCCCGTCTCCGAAGGGGCGATCTACAAACGCTACCGCAAGTGCCTGAGGACCCTCGCCGATGCCCTCGGCTGA